A stretch of DNA from Campylobacter concisus:
CGCCTTTACTTCAGCGATTATCTTGACGCCACCTTCGCTCAAAACTGCATTTAGTATTTGCCCTTTTTTAACTAAGCTTATGGCGTTAAACTGGCGTTTGGTTAAAATTTCACCGCTTCTTATCTGCACTTTTGTGACAAGCGTTGAGGCGCTAAGTCCAAAGAGTGCATCACGTGGCCATTTGCTAAACTCGATCATCGTTGGTTGGTAGTCAAGTAGGCTTAAAATGTGGTTTGTATTCATTGAATTTATGGCGATAAAAACTGGCATTTTGGCATTAAAGTTAAATTTAAAGTAAAGGCTCTTTAGGCTTAGATCAACATCCTCAAATGAGGCTCTAAAGACACCTTTTTGGCTATTTTGATCGTTTAAGAAGATATTTTTAAAGACTAGATCCTTAAAATTTGAAGGTAGTTTGTTTTGCGGGCTGATGCTAAGATCGCTCACGCTGATGCCTGGATACTCGTTGCTGATCTCTCTTAGAAACTGCATCTGAATTTCATCCATAATAGAGCAGTTTTTCACAAAAGCTACGCTACCACCGCTTTTGTCATTATATGTTTTAAAATTTGCTGTTAGAATTTCATAGAGCTTTTTGCTATCTATCTTGGCAGCTTTTTTACCCTCTAAATTTAAAATTTCATTATCTTCGCCTTCAAAGCCAAAAGTACTAAGTGAAATTTGATCATTTACGACACAATACATCGGATATATGCTGACTTCATTTGCAAAAAGTTTTGTGGAAAATAAAAAAATGAGTATAAAAAAGATGGAGCGGGAAACGAGATTCGAACTCGCGACCCCAACCTTGGCAAGGTTGTGCTCTACCCCTGAGCTATTCCCGCAATCAAAATGAAGTCCGCATTTTATCAGATTGTTTTTCATTTGTCAAGGACTATGGAAGTTTTATTAGTGAAATTTCATCATTTTTTAAAATTTCACTTTGATCTGGGCTAGTTATCAACACAAAATCACTCTTTAATATATGTTTTATCATGCCTGAGCCATATTTTCCACCGTCAGTTGCTATAAATTTACCATCAGTTACATTGCCAAAAACCGCATTTGCTCTGCCAGATTTTACCTTTAAATTTTCACCATTTACTGCTTTTTGCGTCACAAAACATTCGTCTTTTAAAAGTGGTAAAACAAGCATCATTAGGCATAGATATGCTGCCATTGGATTTCCAGGGAGCACAAAGACAAGCTTGCCATCTTTTTCATAAGCCTTGCAAGGTCTGCCAGGCCTTATGTCAAGATGTGAGAAAATTTCGCTGTATCCAAGCTCACTTAGAGCTATTTTCATAAAGTCGGCCTCGCCAGCGCTTGCTCCGCCAGAGCAGATAACAATGTCGTAGTTTGCAGCGTTTAAAAATGCCTTTTTTACGGCGCTTAACTCATCTTTTATAATGCCAAGATATGAGCTTTTTTGACCTATGGAGCTTAAAAGTGCGGTGATGCCAAAGGCATTTGCGTTGTAAATTTCATCTTCGCTCGCTCTTTGCCAAGGCTCGATGATCTCGTTTCCGCTTGAGTAAACTGCAATGCTTGGCTGCTTTTTTACATCTATAAAGCTTATGCCCTGAGCCGCTAACATCATCACGCTTCTTGTATTTAAAATTTCGCCACTTTTTAGGAGAATTTCGCCTATTTTTGCCTCTTCGCCTTTAAAGCGGTAGGCATCACCTTTTTTAAGCTTCTCTGGCGCTTTTACAAACTCGCCCTCAACGATGCAGTCTTCAAACCTCATGACCGTGTCAGCACCCTTTGGCATCTTAGCACCTGTCATTATCTTCACGCACTCGTTTTTGCCGATGCTTAGCTGCTCTTTGTCGCCTGCAAAGGCGCTTGCGATGATCTTATAAGGCTCATCTTTTTCATCAAATTTGACTGCAAATCCATCAAGTGCTGAGTTGTCAAAGCAAGGCAGATCTTTGACGGCCATCACATCATTTGCTAATGTTTTACCAAGAGCATCACTAAGAGGTAAAATTTCACTCTCATTTTTTGGTTTAAATTTAGCTTTTAAAGCCCCAAGTGCCTCATTTACTAGCATTTTTACTCCTCAAGCCTAACGATTTTTGCTCCAAGGCTTTTAAATTTCTCCTCAAGCCTCTCATAGCCTCTATCAAGGTGGTAAATTCTATGCACCAAGCTCTCGCCATTTGCGATGAGAGCGGCTAGTATTAGGGCTGAGCTAGCTCTAAGGTCAGTCGCCATCACGTCTGCTGCATTTAAATTTGCAGGGGCGTAAACGCTTGCGATATGTCCATTTAGGCGGATATCAGCGCCCATTCTAGCTAGTTCACTAACGTGCATAAAGCGGTTTTCAAAAAGCCTCTCATCTATTGTGCTAACACCGTTTGCCGCAAGGCAAAGTGCCATAAACTGAGCTTGCATGTCCGTAGGAAAGCCAGGATATTCAGTTGTTCTTATCTCTACTGGTTTTATCTCTTTAGCTGGCAATATCGTGATCTTATCGCCGTCTACTTCGATACCAAAGCCCATCTCTTCAAATTTATTTAAAATAGCTGTCATATGGGCTGCATTTGCCTTTGTGACTGAAATTTTGCTATTTGTTATAGCTCCAGCACAAAGGTATGTGCCGGCTTCAATCCTATCAGGGATGACTTCAATATCGCAAATTTCAAGTAATTTTTGGCCACTTCCAGTGATCTTTAGTTCACTTGTGCCGATGCCTTCTATTTTAACGCCACTTTTTGCTAAAATTTCACAAATTTGCACCACTTCAGGTTCAAGTGCGACGTTAAAAAGCTCTGTCGTGCCGTGTGCTAGAGCTGCCGCCATAATGATGTTTTCGCTGCCAGTTACAGTGATCTTGTCAAAAACGATCTTTGCACCTTTTAAACCATTTGGTGCGGTTGCGACGACATAGCCTTGCTTTATCTCGATATTTGCGCCCATTTTCTCAAGTGCGCTTAGATGTAGGTCGATAGGTCTTTGTCCGATCGCACATCCTCCAGGTAGGCTCACTTCGCAGTGTCCAAAGCGCGCTAGAAGCGGACCAAGCGTCAAGATAGAAGCGCGCATCTTTCTAACAATGTCGTAGTTTGCCGTTGTCGAATTTACACTGCTAGTGTTGATACTTAGCGAGTTTTCGTCTTTAAATTCGCACTTTGCTCCTAGATTAGTTAGCAGTTGGCAAAGTGTTTTTATATCAGCGACATTTGGGATATTTGTTAAATTTACACTTTTTTTTGCAAGTAAGGTTAGGGCGATGATCGGTAGAGCAGCATTTTTAGCACCGCTTATTTTTACTTCGCCACTTAATTTGGCATTTCCTTTTATCTTTAAATAGTGCATCATTGTTTTTTGCCTTAAGAAAATATGTTTTTTACCGATATTATATTGCTTTTTAACTTAGAATAAAGAAAGCAAAGCACTATTTCCGGTTCATTTACGTTTAAGAGTTAAAATTGCAAACACTAAAATTTTGGATATAAAATATGTCAAATTCAATAAATAAAAAAATCTTTTTTATTCTTAGCATTATATTTTTTACAGGTTGTTCTTTTACCTCTAATCGACCGACAACTCCGCAAAATGAAACAAATCAAACCGTAACTTCAAGTGTTGATTTTAGTGAGCAAATGATTGGTGAAATCATAGATGAAGACAACGATAGAGAAGATAAAAAATTTGGTTCTTTTTTTAAAAAATACCTAAATACAAGAGCGGGCGGCGATTGTTCAGGATTTGTTTCTATCGTAAATGCAAAGTATCAAAATATGTATTTTGATGAAAAGATAATAAATCGCTACTACGATAATGGCGGTAGAAAGTCAAAAGCGATCTATAACTTTTATGAAAGTAAGAATTTAATTACTCATAAAAATCCAAAAATAGGCGATCTTGTATTTTTCTCAAATACCCTTGGCAAGGGTGTTCAGAAAAATAAAGATAAGAAAAATATCACTCATGTTGGTATAGTTACGGCTGTTCTTGGCGATGAGACAGTAAAATTTATACATAATTCTGGCGGAAAGATAATTCATAGCTATATGAATCTAAAACAAAAAAATGTGCATCTAAAAGGAAATCAAGAGATAAATAGCTACCTTGTAAGGTGTTCAAATTCAAGTTGCTTGGCAGCAAATAGATTTGCTGGATATGGCAAAGCAAAATAAATCAGAAATTTTTACTAAAAACCTTTTAAAACAAATACTAGGCTCAAATTTTAAGCATTATTTATATAAATTTACACTTGTAAATGCAGATTTAAATAAAGAGAAAATATGAATTTTTTTGATGAAATTTGGGAAATTTTAAATGAAGGTGAGATCGGGCTTAAATTTTTAAAATTTGAGCTATTTTATGAGAAATTTAAACGAGATTTTAATATAAATTTTTGTGAAAGCTCTAAACCAAACGAGCTAATAACGCCTAGCTATGCAAGATTTTGTGAAGTGGTTAGCATGAAAGAGCTAAACAAAAAAGTAAAGCCAAAAGATAAAAATTTAAATTTTATCCATTCGGTAGCTCATATTGAATTTAGTGCTATTGACATCGCGCTTGATGCTTGTTATAGATTTAGAAATTTGCCAAGAAAATTTTATGAAGACTGGCTAGAAGTGGCTGAAGATGAGATCAGGCACTTTTGTATGATAAAAAATTTGCTCTTAAAGCATGGCGGTAGATACGGCGAGCTAAGTGTGCATGATGGGCTTTTTATCGCACTTCAAAAGAC
This window harbors:
- a CDS encoding molybdopterin molybdotransferase MoeA — protein: MLVNEALGALKAKFKPKNESEILPLSDALGKTLANDVMAVKDLPCFDNSALDGFAVKFDEKDEPYKIIASAFAGDKEQLSIGKNECVKIMTGAKMPKGADTVMRFEDCIVEGEFVKAPEKLKKGDAYRFKGEEAKIGEILLKSGEILNTRSVMMLAAQGISFIDVKKQPSIAVYSSGNEIIEPWQRASEDEIYNANAFGITALLSSIGQKSSYLGIIKDELSAVKKAFLNAANYDIVICSGGASAGEADFMKIALSELGYSEIFSHLDIRPGRPCKAYEKDGKLVFVLPGNPMAAYLCLMMLVLPLLKDECFVTQKAVNGENLKVKSGRANAVFGNVTDGKFIATDGGKYGSGMIKHILKSDFVLITSPDQSEILKNDEISLIKLP
- the murA gene encoding UDP-N-acetylglucosamine 1-carboxyvinyltransferase, which gives rise to MHYLKIKGNAKLSGEVKISGAKNAALPIIALTLLAKKSVNLTNIPNVADIKTLCQLLTNLGAKCEFKDENSLSINTSSVNSTTANYDIVRKMRASILTLGPLLARFGHCEVSLPGGCAIGQRPIDLHLSALEKMGANIEIKQGYVVATAPNGLKGAKIVFDKITVTGSENIIMAAALAHGTTELFNVALEPEVVQICEILAKSGVKIEGIGTSELKITGSGQKLLEICDIEVIPDRIEAGTYLCAGAITNSKISVTKANAAHMTAILNKFEEMGFGIEVDGDKITILPAKEIKPVEIRTTEYPGFPTDMQAQFMALCLAANGVSTIDERLFENRFMHVSELARMGADIRLNGHIASVYAPANLNAADVMATDLRASSALILAALIANGESLVHRIYHLDRGYERLEEKFKSLGAKIVRLEE
- the flgA gene encoding flagellar basal body P-ring formation chaperone FlgA, translated to MYCVVNDQISLSTFGFEGEDNEILNLEGKKAAKIDSKKLYEILTANFKTYNDKSGGSVAFVKNCSIMDEIQMQFLREISNEYPGISVSDLSISPQNKLPSNFKDLVFKNIFLNDQNSQKGVFRASFEDVDLSLKSLYFKFNFNAKMPVFIAINSMNTNHILSLLDYQPTMIEFSKWPRDALFGLSASTLVTKVQIRSGEILTKRQFNAISLVKKGQILNAVLSEGGVKIIAEVKALEDGNLGDTIKIRTKENKILQATVSGKDEAVIR
- a CDS encoding NlpC/P60 family protein — protein: MSNSINKKIFFILSIIFFTGCSFTSNRPTTPQNETNQTVTSSVDFSEQMIGEIIDEDNDREDKKFGSFFKKYLNTRAGGDCSGFVSIVNAKYQNMYFDEKIINRYYDNGGRKSKAIYNFYESKNLITHKNPKIGDLVFFSNTLGKGVQKNKDKKNITHVGIVTAVLGDETVKFIHNSGGKIIHSYMNLKQKNVHLKGNQEINSYLVRCSNSSCLAANRFAGYGKAK
- a CDS encoding ferritin-like domain-containing protein, with the protein product MNFFDEIWEILNEGEIGLKFLKFELFYEKFKRDFNINFCESSKPNELITPSYARFCEVVSMKELNKKVKPKDKNLNFIHSVAHIEFSAIDIALDACYRFRNLPRKFYEDWLEVAEDEIRHFCMIKNLLLKHGGRYGELSVHDGLFIALQKTSSSLTSRMALLPRYMEANGLDANAHIIKRLEGEGGNEELIECLKVILKEEISHVYKGDKWFKFACKKEGIDENSYFDIILSLYPNSFKNVREINEQDRLKAGFSKEELCLIKNFSKER